The following coding sequences are from one Arvicanthis niloticus isolate mArvNil1 chromosome 14, mArvNil1.pat.X, whole genome shotgun sequence window:
- the Pcdh1 gene encoding protocadherin-1 isoform X2 has product MGHLRPSPGPGGQRFLLPPLLLALLLLLAPSASHTTQVVYKVPEEQPPNTLIGSLAADYGLPDVGHLYKLEVGAPYLRVDGKTGDIFTTETSIDREGLRECQNQVSGNPCILEFEVSITDLVQNGSPRLLEGQIEVQDINDNTPNFASPVITLAIPENTNIGSLFPIPLATDRDAGPNGVASYELQAGPEAQELFGLQVAEDQEEKQPQLIVMGNLDRERWDSYDLTIKVQDGGSPPRASSALLRVTVLDTNDNAPKFERPTYEAELSENSPIGHSVIQVKANDSDQGANAEIDYTFHQAPEVVRRLLRLDRNTGLITVQGPVDREDLSTLRFSVLAKDRGANPKSARAQVVVTVKDMNDNAPTIEIRGIGLVTHQDGMANISEDVAEETAVALVQVSDRDEGENAAVTCVVAGDVPFQLRQASETGSDSKKKYFLQTTTPLDYEKVKDYTIEIVAVDSGNPPLSSTNSLKVQVVDVNDNAPVFTQSITEVAFPENNKPGEVVAEVTASDADSGSNAELVYSLEPEPAAQGLFTISPENGEIRVKTSLDREQRDSYELKVVAADRGSPSLQGTATVLVNVLDCNDNDPKFMLSGYNFSVMENMPALSPVGMVTVIDGDKGDNARVQLSVEQDNGDFVIQNGTGTILSSLSFDREQQSTYTFQLKAVDGGVPPRSAYVGVTINVLDENDNAPFITAPSNTSHRLLTPQTRLGETVSQVTAEDIDSGINAELTYSIAGGNPYGLFQIGSHSGAITLEKEIERRHHGLHRLVVKVSDRGKPPRYGTALVHLYVNETLANRTLLETLLVHSLDTPLDIDIAGDPEYERSKQRGNILFGVVAGVVAVALLIALAVLVRYCRQREAKSGYQAGKKETKDLYAPKPSGKAAKGNKSKGKKSKSPKPVKPVEDEDDTGLQKSLKFNLMSDAPGDSPRIHLPLNYPPGSPDLGRHYRSNSPLPSIQLQPQSPSASKKHQVVQDLPPANTFVGTGDTTSTGSEQYSDYSYRTNPPKYPSKQLPHRRVTFSATSQAQELQDPSQHSYYDSGLEESETPSSKSSSGPRLGPLALPEDHYERTTPDGSIGEMEHPENEPAGRSRP; this is encoded by the exons ATGGGGCATCTGAGGCCCAGCCCAGGGCCTGGGGGGCAGCGGTTTCTGCTGCCCCCCTTACTGCTGGCACTGCTGCTCCTGTTGGCTCCATCTGCCAGCCATACCACCCAGGTAGTATACAAGGTGCCAGAGGAACAGCCGCCCAACACCCTCATTGGGAGCCTTGCTGCTGATTACGGTTTGCCAGATGTGGGTCATCTGTATAAACTAGAGGTAGGTGCTCCGTATCTTCGAGTGGATGGCAAGACTGGAGACATtttcaccacagagacctccattGATCGAGAGGGGCTCCGTGAATGCCAGAACCAGGTCTCTGGGAATCCCTGTATTTTGGAGTTTGAGGTGTCAATCACAGACCTGGTGCAGAATGGCAGCCCCCGTCTGCTAGAGGGCCAGATAGAGGTGCAAGATATCAATGACAACACGCCGAATTTTGCCTCACCAGTCATCACCCTGGCTATCCCTGAGAACACCAACATTGGCTCGCTCTTCCCCATCCCACTGGCCACAGACCGTGACGCTGGCCCCAATGGTGTAGCATCCTATGAGCTGCAGGCTGGGCCTGAGGCCCAGGAGCTATTTGGACTGCAGGTGGCCGAGGACCAGGAGGAGAAGCAGCCACAGCTCATTGTCATGGGCAACCTGGACCGTGAACGTTGGGACTCCTATGACCTCACCATCAAGGTACAGGATGGTGGCAGTCCTCCACGGGCCAGCAGTGCCCTGCTTCGTGTCACTGTGCTTGATACAAATGACAACGCTCCCAAGTTCGAGCGGCCTACCTACGAAGCCGAGCTGTCTGAGAATAGTCCCATTGGCCACTCGGTCATCCAG GTGAAGGCTAATGACTCGGACCAAGGTGCCAATGCAGAGATTGACTATACGTTCCACCAGGCACCTGAGGTTGTCAGGCGCCTTTTGCGACTGGACAGAAACACCGGACTTATCACCGTCCAGGGCCCTGTGGATCGTGAAGATCTAAGCACTCTACGTTTCTCAGTGCTTGCCAAGGACCGAGGCGCCAACCCCAAGAGTGCCCGAGCCCAGGTAGTTGTGACCGTGAAAGACATGAACGACAATGCCCCGACCATTGAGATCCGAGGCATAGGGCTGGTGACTCATCAAGATGGAATGGCTAACATATCAGAGGACGTGGCAGAGGAGACCGCTGTGGCCTTGGTGCAGGTGTCTGATCGAGATGAGGGAGAGAATGCAGCCGTCACATGTGTCGTAGCAGGTGATGTGCCCTTCCAGCTACGCCAGGCCAGTGAGACAGGCAGCGACAGcaagaaaaagtattttctgCAGACCACCACCCCTCTTGACTATGAGAAAGTCAAAGACTACACCATTGAGATCGTGGCCGTGGACTCCGGCAACCCTCCACTCTCAAGCACCAACTCCCTCAAGGTGCAGGTGGTGGACGTCAATGACAACGCCCCTGTCTTCACCCAGAGCATCACTGAAGTTGCCTTCCCAGAAAACAACAAGCCTGGTGAAGTGGTGGCCGAGGTCACGGCCAGTGATGCTGACTCTGGCTCTAATGCAGAACTGGTGTATTCTCTGGAACCTGAGCCAGCTGCTCAAGGGCTCTTCACTATCTCACCCGAGAATGGAGAGATCCGGGTAAAGACATCACTGGATAGGGAACAAAGAGACAGCTATGAGCTGAAGGTGGTGGCAGCAGACAGGGGTAGTCCCAGCCTTCAGGGCACAGCCACGGTCCTTGTCAATGTGCTTGACTGTAATGACAATGACCCCAAATTTATGCTTAGTGGCTACAACTTCTCAGTGATGGAGAACATGCCAGCGCTGAGTCCAGTGGGTATGGTGACTGTCATTGACGGAGACAAGGGGGACAATGCCCGGGTGCAGCTCTCAGTAGAGCAGGACAATGGTGACTTTGTTATCCAGAATGGCACAGGCACCATCTTATCCAGTTTGAGCTTCGATCGGGAGCAACAGAGTACCTACACCTTCCAACTGAAGGCCGTAGATGGTGGTGTCCCACCTCGTTCTGCATACGTCGGTGTCACCATCAATGTGCTGGATGAGAATGACAATGCACCCTTTATCACTGCCCCCTCCAACACATCTCACCGACTGCTGACCCCGCAGACACGTCTTGGTGAGACAGTCAGCCAGGTGACAGCGGAGGACATTGACTCTGGTATCAATGCTGAGCTGACCTATAGCATCGCGGGAGGCAACCCTTATGGACTCTTCCAGATTGGATCACATTCAGGCGCCATCACGTTGGAGAAGGAAATTGAACGGCGCCACCACGGCTTACACCGCCTCGTGGTGAAGGTCAGCGACCGAGGCAAGCCCCCTCGCTATGGCACAGCCTTGGTCCACCTTTATGTCAATGAGACCTTAGCCAACCGCACGCTGCTAGAGACCCTCCTTGTCCATAGCCTGGACACGCCCCTGGATATTGACATCGCTGGCGATCCAGAATATGAGCGTTCCAAGCAGCGTGGCAACATTCTCTTTGGTGTTGTAGCCGGTGTGGTGGCCGTCGCCTTACTCATCGCGCTGGCAGTGCTCGTGCGCTACTGCCGGCAGCGGGAGGCCAAGAGTGGCTACCAGGCTGGTAAGAAGGAGACTAAGGACTTGTACGCCCCCAAGCCCAGTGGCAAAGCTGCTAAGGGAAACAAGAGCAAGGGGAAGAAAAGTAAGTCGCCGAAACCTGTGAAGCCAGTGGAGGATGAAGATGACACTGGGCTGCAGAAGTCCCTCAAGTTCAACCTAATGAGCGATGCCCCCGGGGACAGTCCCCGAATCCACCTACCCCTCAACTACCCACCAGGCAGCCCCGACTTGGGCCGCCATTACCGCTCCAACTCCCCACTGCCTTCTATCCAGCTGCAACCCCAGTCACCCTCGGCCTCCAAGAAGCACCAGGTGGTGCAGGACCTGCCGCCTGCAAACACGTTTGTAGGCACTGGGGACACCACGTCCACGGGCTCCGAGCAGTACTCCGACTACAGCTATCGCACCAACCCCCCCAAATACCCCAGCAAGCAG